The Psychrobacter arenosus region GTCTTTAGCTCGTCAGCCACAGTGTATGGTGAGCCCGAACAGTTACCTATCTCCGAAGACTGTCCTATTGCGATGCCAACCAATCCTTATGGCTATACCAAAATGGTGGTAGAGCAAATGCTAATACAACTGGTCAAGTCCAATCCTAATTGGTCGGTAGCCGCTTTACGCTATTTCAATCCTGTAGGAGCACACGAGAGTGGCTTAATAGGTGAAGACCCTAATGGTATCCCAAATAATCTGTTGCCCTATATAGCGCAAGTAGCAGTGGGCAAACGAGAGAAACTGTTGGTTTACGGTGAAGATTATGCTACCCATGACGGGACTGGGGTGCGAGATTATATCCACGTGATGGATTTAGTACGGGGTCATCTATGTGCTTTAGACTATATTGCTAACAAAGTAGGTTACTTTGTTTGGAATTTGGGTTCAGGAAAAGGGTATTCAGTATTGGATATGATCCACGCATTTGAACAAGCAAGTAAGCAAAAGATTCCCTATCAGATAGTAGAGAGAAGAGGTGGGGATATAGCGAGTTGCTATGCCGATCCAACCAAAGCTCTCAAAGAGTTAGAGTGGTCTACGGGAAGAACTATTGAAGATATGATGCAAGATACTTGGCGCTGGCAACGAATGAATCCTAATGGCTATATCAATTAACCTTTACCATATGGTAGCAATATTTTAAAGGAAAGTTATGCTCGATATAAATACTATAAAAATAGCTATCATTGGCTTAGGTTATGTCGGTCTACCATTAGCCGTGGAGTTTGGTAAGCAAAGAGAAGTAGTTGGTTTTGATGTTAATGACAAACGCATCGCTCAGCTCATCGCTGGTACAGACCATACTTTGGAAGTCAGTAATGAAGAGTTAGCTGAAGCTTCTCAGCTTACTTTTACTTCAGATGTAGAAGCCTTAAAAGAATGTAACTTCTTTATCGTGACTGTGCCGACGCCTATCGATGATTATAAACAACCCGATTTAACACCGTTAATTAAAGCATCGACAGCTATAGCTACTGTTTTAAAAAAAGGTTATATCGTTGTTTACGAGTCAACAGTCTATCCAGGTGCTACTGAAGAAGTATGTATTCCCGTTTTAGAAAAGGCCTCAGGGTTAGTCTTCAATCAAGATTTCTATGCTGGGTATAGTCCTGAGCGTATCAACCCAGGTGATAAAGAACACCGGGTAACTAATATCTTAAAGGTGACGGCAGGCTCTACGCCTGAGATTGCTGATTTTGTCGATGAGGTCTACAACTCAATTATCACAGCAGGGACTTACAAAGCCCAGTCTATTAAAGTCGCTGAAGCCGCTAAAGTGATTGAGAACACTCAGAGGGATGTGAATATTGCGCTTATTAATGAGCTGGCAGTTATTTTTAATAAGATGGGTATTGATACACAAGCAGTTTTGGAGGCTGCAGGAACTAAATGGAACTTCCTACCTTTTCGTCCAGGTCTAGTCGGCGGTCATTGTATTGGTGTAGACCCTTACTATCTGACGCATAAAGCGCAGGTGATTGGCTATAACCCTGAGATTATCTTAGCAGGCAGACGTCTCAATGATGGCATGGGTGAGTATGTTGCCACCCAGCTTGTCAAGACTATGATTAAAGAACGCATTCGAGTAGACAGTGCCAAGATTTTAATCTTAGGCTTAAGCTTTAAAGAAAACTGCCCTGATGTACGCAATACCAAAGTTATCGATATAGTGAATGAACTGCAAGAATACAATATAGAAGTCGATGTATATGACCCATGGGTAGACGCTAGTGAAGCGAAGCGCGAATACGCTATTACGCCAGTGAGCAAGCCGTTAGCCAACCAGTACGACGGGATTATCTTAGCTGTAGCACATCTAGAGTTTCGTCAGATGGGAATAGATAAAATCCGCGCATTAGGTAAAAAGAGTCATGTGCTATACGACTTAAAGTATCTTTTTAAACGTGAGGAAACCGACATACGCTTGTAATTTATCTCTAGCGATATATACCTAATTAATCAGGAAATGTAATAGTGATGAGCCAGTATGATCAAATTCAACAAGCCTTATTGGATAGTCCAAAAACTTGGTTAATCACAGGAGTGGCTGGTTTTATCGGCTCTAACCTGCTTGAGACATTACTATTACTTAATCAAAAAGTAGTGGGTTTAGATAATTTCGCAACAGGCTATCAACATAACCTTGATGAAGTTGAATCCTTAGTCACTTCAGATCAGTGGGCGAGATTTAATTTTATTGAAGGAGATATTCGTAATCTAGAAGACTGTGCAACCGCATGTGAAAATGTAGATTATGGGCTACATCAAGCTGCTATAGGTTCGGTAACACGTTCTATCAATGATCCAATTATGACGAATAGCGCTAACATTACCGGATTTTTAAATATGTTGGTTGCAGCTCGTGATGCGAAAGTAACTAGTTTTACTTATGCCGCCAGTAGCTCTACGTATGGTAACCATCCAGCTTTGCCTAAAGTCGAAGACAATATAGGTGAGCCGCTATCTCCCTATGCAGTCACCAAATACGTCAACGAGCTTTATGCCGATATATTTGCGCGTACTTATGACTTTCATAGTATTGGTCTGCGCTACTTCAATATCTTTGGCAAACGCCAGACTCCTGAAGGCGCTTATGCGGCAGTTATTCCAAAGTGGACAGCCGCTATGATTAAAGGCGATGAAGTCTTTATCAATGGTGATGGCGAGAACAGCCGCGACTTTAACTTTATTGTAAACGCAGTTCAGGCAAATATCCTAGCAGCCACTACTAGCAATCCCGAAGCTAAGAATCAAGTGTATAACGTCGCTGTAGGTGGGCGAACGACTTTGAATGTTTTGTTTACTGCTTTGAAAGATAACTTAGGCATTAATGGTGTGAATTATAATCAAGCGCCAGTGTTTCGTGAATTTAGAGCGGGAGATGTTCGTCATTCACAAGCAGATATTAGCAAGATTCAGACATTACTAGGCTATGAGCCACAGTTTAATATTATTCAAGGTATTGAAAAAGCTATGCCTTGGTATATGAAGTCGTTGAGATAGTTTATTTATGTCAATTAATAAAACAACGGTTACTTCAAAGGATATCGCTAGTGTAAGCAAGGATGAAGTAGGTAATCACGCTCGGAAAGGTGTGAAGTGGACTGTAATTCAAGTAGTCGCTCGTAATATACGGAGTTTAGGCACAACAGCAGTATTGTCTCGTATTCTAAGTCCTAGTGATTTTGGTTTAGTGGGGATGGTTGCCACTTTAACAGCTTTGCTTATGGCTTTTTCTGATATGGGCTTGAGTTGGGCTACTATACAACGTAAGAATATTAGCAGAATTCAAGTAAGCAATTTATTCTGGTTAAATGTAGGTATAGGAGCAATACTTTGGAGTATTTGCTGGTTAAGCTCTCCATGGGTCGCTAATTTCTATGGTGAACAAGCGCTAGTAGCTATTACTACTGCTTTAGGTACTGGTTTTATTCTTAGTGGTCTTGCTGCTCAACCCATAGCGTTATTAAACCGAAAAATGGAATATAAAACCATAGCGAAAATTGAAGTATTCTCTATCACTATTGGTGCGTTGTCGGCATTAACAGCTGCTATATCAGGTTTAGGGTACTGGGCTCTTGTTATCCAAAGTTTAGGTACAGGTATAGTTAGATTTATATTAGCAATACCGATGAGCCGAATTCAAATCACATTTCCCCGCCAAGGATTCGGTACTCTAGGTTTATTAACATTTGGAGGAATGTTAGCTGTTAGTGATTTTTTATTATATGCAGCCAGAAATTTAGATAGTGTATTAATCGGTAAATATTGGGGAACAGCAGAATTAGGATTTTACAATCGAGCATATTTTCTAATGTGGCTTCCCAGTCTTTTAGCTACTGGAATTCTAACTAATTTAGTAGTGCCTTCTTTATCAGTACTACAAGATGATATTAATCGTTTTGGTAATGCTTACCGTAAGTCTCTATGTATGGTCGCTTTTATCGCTTGTCCTATGGCTTTAGGATTAACTTTAACAGCTAATGAAATGGTGTATCTCATTTACGGTGAGCAATGGCAGCCTGTAATTCCAATGCTAGTTTGGTTAAGTATTGCAAGTATTACTGAGCCGATTTATAAAACTACTAGTTGGCTATTTACAGCAGCAGGAAAAGCAAAAACTTATTTATTAATGACCTTCTTAAGTGGAGTTGTATTAAGTATAGTCTTTTATTTATCAATTCCATATGGTGCTCTAGGTATGTCAAAGAGCTATGGAATTACTATGGGATTAGCTATTGTATTTCCAGCACTATGGCTAGCGCATAAATCCGCAGGATTGTCATTTTTAAAATCTATAAAGGTATTATGGCCAATTGTTATTTGCCTTACAGGAATGACATTTACAGTAGTAGGGATAGAAAAGCTTACGTCATCTTGGCAATTGTCAATATATTCTACTCTAGCTATTAAAGTATTTTTTGGTATGGTTAGTTATATAGCTATAGCTAATTTATTAATGAAAGAGATGATTGTTAATGAGTTTTATTCGATTATTAGAAGAAGATAGGATGTTCTTAATGCCTATAATATAGCGACGATAGTTAATAATATGGCTTATTTTATAGCCAGTTAATGACAAGTCAATTAGAAAATAGGATAGTAAATTGAAAAAATCACTTATTCTCCTAAGTTATGATTATCCTCCTAATGATGGTGGTATTAGCCGTCTAACAGCTGCTTTTGCTACAGAGCTGGCAGCTAAAAATATACATATAGAGTTATGTACGCTCAAAGAAGAAAGTATAGAACAAGGCTTAGCACGCCCTAACTTACCTACGGTGGAGTTGTCTCGTACAAAGGGTAAGCGTGAGATTGGGTTATTACGTTATTTGATATCAAAATCAAAGCAAGCTCAGTTCATTACTACAGTGTGGAATCCAGAAGGCACACTTGCTTGGCTGTTAGGTCATCATAATCTTTATATATTAGCTCATGGTAATGAAGTGATGCCTTACCCCACAACTAGAAAATACTTATTAAAATCGATTTTACGTAAGAAAGTATTGTTATCAGCTCGTTGTGTAATATGTAATAGTCATTATACCGAGCAATTAGTAAAGGATATTGATACTAATATAAAGACTACAGTAGTCAATCCGGGAGTTGACTATGAACGCTTTAACACTTCAATTACTAAGTTGCAAGCTTGTCAAGAGTTAGGGTTAGCTACAGATAAACGCATATTACTCAGTGTTTCACGCGTTGATGAGTACAAAGGTCATGATGTGGTGTTAAATGCTTTAGCTAGTCTGCCTAAGATAGAGCTTGAACAGGTGCAATATGTCGTTGCTGGTAAAGGAAGACATCTCGATACTCTTAAGCAGCTTGCGGTAGAGTTAGGTGTTAGTGAGAATATAACTTGGCTAGGGTTTGTAAATGATGAGCAACTGCCTAAACTGTATAAAGCTGCAGATTTATTTTCACTATGTACACGAGAAGATAAGCAACAACGTGGAGTAGAAGGTTTCGGCATGGTCTTCTTAGAGGCTCAGGCTTCGGGTTTGCCGGTAATTGGTACTGATGCTGGTGGTATATCAGATGCTATATCACATGGTGAAGGGGGTTGGCTAATTGATCAGGATGATAGTCAAGAACTTATGGGGTACATAAAAAAACTTATCAATTCGCCAGACATTATTTCTGAGCAAGGAAAGCTAGGGAGTAAACGTATTCACAATAGTTGTACTTGGAGACACTATACGAATGATTTATTAACTGTTTTGGAAAAATACTAATGTCAAATTCTATCAGTCTTAATGGTGTTTCTGTAGTTATTCCTACGATTGATCGAGCCGAAGTATTAATAGATACACTTAAAGATATAATTAATCAAGATTTTGTCAATTACGAAATAATAGTGATTGATCAATCAGATGAAATTAATTTTAAAGCTATAGAATTTTTAGATTCCTCAAAAATAACTTGTAGGTATTTCAATGCTCATTTTAAAGGATTGCCACAAGCGCGCAATTTTGGTTTAAAACAGGCTAGTAAAGATATTATTCTATATATCGATGATGATATACGTTGTGAAAAAGATTTAATAAGAAATCATTATCAAGCACATTTATCTCATGAAGCAGATTTAGTAGCTGGTGGCATAACTGAAAAAGGCGATATCGCTAATGATAAAGTAGCTGGTTATTTTAATAAATGGACTGCAACTGCTGTAAGTAACTTTTCGTCAACAGTATCAGGAAGATGTAGTCATGGGAAAGGATGTAATTTCTCCATAAAGAAACGAGCACTATTTAAAGTAGGAGGAGTAGATGAACTACTTAATATCGGTGCTGCGCTCTATGAAGAATCAGAATTGGCTCTAAGATTAGAAAAAGCTGGCTATAAAGCTTGGTTTGAGCCAAAAGCACACTTAATCCATCTAGCAGCGCCAATGGGAGGATGTCGAGTAATTAAAGACTGGCCAAAATACATGTATGGGTTAGGTCATAATCGAGCTATTCTTGTGTTTCGGCATCTCTCACCAATTTATTGGCCTACAGCGTTAATACGCACTTTATTGCTTGGAATCTCTTATAGCCGATTAGATAAAAGTATAAAACCGTTTATATCAGTTGTTAAGGGTTTAAATCATGGTAGGAAAGCGGCCAGGCTGCGACCATTAAATACTGACCTTAGTGGTGAAGAAATATTAATGAAAGAAGCTCAAATTATAAGGTCACAATCTTGTGATACTGTTTAATTTTACATTTTACAGTATCGTCTGCTTAGTATTTATAATATTGATTAACAAACGTGACAGACCGATTGCTCGTGCAGGAATCATCGTTTACACATTAGTAACGATAGTTTGGCTTTGGGTCACTCTCTCTTTTCGTGAACCAGTAGGTGACCCTTGGCGATACGTTTTAGGGTTAAATAAAATCGCTGATTTAAGCTTTTTAGAGTTGCTTAATTACGAAGATACCCCAATAGGGTTTGCTTTATTAAACTGGCTTATAACTAGATTTAGTACAAATTCCATAGTGTTTTTTTCGATAATATATTTATTTTGTATTGGTCCATTATATTTTGCCTTCAGTGAAAAATTCAATAAAGTAGAATCATGTATACTTATAATGCTTTATTTGCTGTATCCATTTTATGTTAATAATTTAGGAAATATATTTAAACAAGGTATTGCCTCTGGATTTATGCTTTGGGGGCTTAATAACATATTAGATAGAAATGAGCCAAAATGGTTCAAAGGATTGTTAATTCTTTTAGTTTCAACGTTATTTCACAGCTCATTTTGGTTAGTTAATATAGCTTTAGTAATTTGGTATTTTATTTATCGTAAACGTCCTGTTAGTTGGTCAGTATATACTTTAATATTTTTCGTAATC contains the following coding sequences:
- a CDS encoding EpsG family protein yields the protein MINKRDRPIARAGIIVYTLVTIVWLWVTLSFREPVGDPWRYVLGLNKIADLSFLELLNYEDTPIGFALLNWLITRFSTNSIVFFSIIYLFCIGPLYFAFSEKFNKVESCILIMLYLLYPFYVNNLGNIFKQGIASGFMLWGLNNILDRNEPKWFKGLLILLVSTLFHSSFWLVNIALVIWYFIYRKRPVSWSVYTLIFFVISGITGIIEPIVAYLLPDELVKEIGFSNYFDEEFLNSDDYLRIGYTSGFRLDFTIFTIFPLLVYYFIRNNIYIKSSSKDFIKFYCIIASSYFILLYIPFSDRIASFSWFLMPFILFNQFKK
- the tviB gene encoding Vi polysaccharide biosynthesis UDP-N-acetylglucosamine C-6 dehydrogenase TviB, whose translation is MLDINTIKIAIIGLGYVGLPLAVEFGKQREVVGFDVNDKRIAQLIAGTDHTLEVSNEELAEASQLTFTSDVEALKECNFFIVTVPTPIDDYKQPDLTPLIKASTAIATVLKKGYIVVYESTVYPGATEEVCIPVLEKASGLVFNQDFYAGYSPERINPGDKEHRVTNILKVTAGSTPEIADFVDEVYNSIITAGTYKAQSIKVAEAAKVIENTQRDVNIALINELAVIFNKMGIDTQAVLEAAGTKWNFLPFRPGLVGGHCIGVDPYYLTHKAQVIGYNPEIILAGRRLNDGMGEYVATQLVKTMIKERIRVDSAKILILGLSFKENCPDVRNTKVIDIVNELQEYNIEVDVYDPWVDASEAKREYAITPVSKPLANQYDGIILAVAHLEFRQMGIDKIRALGKKSHVLYDLKYLFKREETDIRL
- the galE gene encoding UDP-glucose 4-epimerase GalE, which codes for MAMILLTGGAGYIGSHMLLDLLKADYEVVVLDNLSNSSIKAIKRVEQLTNKTCVFIEGDIRDTTCLTNIFTQHNIDSVLHFAGLKAVGESTENPLLYFDNNISGSLQLLQSMQQFGVNKLVFSSSATVYGEPEQLPISEDCPIAMPTNPYGYTKMVVEQMLIQLVKSNPNWSVAALRYFNPVGAHESGLIGEDPNGIPNNLLPYIAQVAVGKREKLLVYGEDYATHDGTGVRDYIHVMDLVRGHLCALDYIANKVGYFVWNLGSGKGYSVLDMIHAFEQASKQKIPYQIVERRGGDIASCYADPTKALKELEWSTGRTIEDMMQDTWRWQRMNPNGYIN
- a CDS encoding NAD-dependent epimerase/dehydratase family protein — protein: MSQYDQIQQALLDSPKTWLITGVAGFIGSNLLETLLLLNQKVVGLDNFATGYQHNLDEVESLVTSDQWARFNFIEGDIRNLEDCATACENVDYGLHQAAIGSVTRSINDPIMTNSANITGFLNMLVAARDAKVTSFTYAASSSTYGNHPALPKVEDNIGEPLSPYAVTKYVNELYADIFARTYDFHSIGLRYFNIFGKRQTPEGAYAAVIPKWTAAMIKGDEVFINGDGENSRDFNFIVNAVQANILAATTSNPEAKNQVYNVAVGGRTTLNVLFTALKDNLGINGVNYNQAPVFREFRAGDVRHSQADISKIQTLLGYEPQFNIIQGIEKAMPWYMKSLR
- a CDS encoding glycosyltransferase family 2 protein; translated protein: MSNSISLNGVSVVIPTIDRAEVLIDTLKDIINQDFVNYEIIVIDQSDEINFKAIEFLDSSKITCRYFNAHFKGLPQARNFGLKQASKDIILYIDDDIRCEKDLIRNHYQAHLSHEADLVAGGITEKGDIANDKVAGYFNKWTATAVSNFSSTVSGRCSHGKGCNFSIKKRALFKVGGVDELLNIGAALYEESELALRLEKAGYKAWFEPKAHLIHLAAPMGGCRVIKDWPKYMYGLGHNRAILVFRHLSPIYWPTALIRTLLLGISYSRLDKSIKPFISVVKGLNHGRKAARLRPLNTDLSGEEILMKEAQIIRSQSCDTV
- a CDS encoding lipopolysaccharide biosynthesis protein, which translates into the protein MSINKTTVTSKDIASVSKDEVGNHARKGVKWTVIQVVARNIRSLGTTAVLSRILSPSDFGLVGMVATLTALLMAFSDMGLSWATIQRKNISRIQVSNLFWLNVGIGAILWSICWLSSPWVANFYGEQALVAITTALGTGFILSGLAAQPIALLNRKMEYKTIAKIEVFSITIGALSALTAAISGLGYWALVIQSLGTGIVRFILAIPMSRIQITFPRQGFGTLGLLTFGGMLAVSDFLLYAARNLDSVLIGKYWGTAELGFYNRAYFLMWLPSLLATGILTNLVVPSLSVLQDDINRFGNAYRKSLCMVAFIACPMALGLTLTANEMVYLIYGEQWQPVIPMLVWLSIASITEPIYKTTSWLFTAAGKAKTYLLMTFLSGVVLSIVFYLSIPYGALGMSKSYGITMGLAIVFPALWLAHKSAGLSFLKSIKVLWPIVICLTGMTFTVVGIEKLTSSWQLSIYSTLAIKVFFGMVSYIAIANLLMKEMIVNEFYSIIRRR
- a CDS encoding glycosyltransferase family 4 protein, with amino-acid sequence MKKSLILLSYDYPPNDGGISRLTAAFATELAAKNIHIELCTLKEESIEQGLARPNLPTVELSRTKGKREIGLLRYLISKSKQAQFITTVWNPEGTLAWLLGHHNLYILAHGNEVMPYPTTRKYLLKSILRKKVLLSARCVICNSHYTEQLVKDIDTNIKTTVVNPGVDYERFNTSITKLQACQELGLATDKRILLSVSRVDEYKGHDVVLNALASLPKIELEQVQYVVAGKGRHLDTLKQLAVELGVSENITWLGFVNDEQLPKLYKAADLFSLCTREDKQQRGVEGFGMVFLEAQASGLPVIGTDAGGISDAISHGEGGWLIDQDDSQELMGYIKKLINSPDIISEQGKLGSKRIHNSCTWRHYTNDLLTVLEKY